From one Streptomyces sp. CA-210063 genomic stretch:
- a CDS encoding DUF4429 domain-containing protein, whose protein sequence is MAEIIQRDGTWAFDGSTVRITPGLHRSVALFRQTYGEVAVPLEAVAGVVYEPERKRGRLRLRLREGSDPLLQATGGRLPDAADPYRLTVDLDRSGVAEYVAEEIRQSMLLEQTPKEPAKTYLLPGPPVPVSVRSSDGTVSFDGTRVRIDWNDTSDRVKRATGPRIIDIGDLVQVEWLPNSGYEDGFLRFVTRETVFSKLPPERDPFALDLWGSTRRDLLTALVATAVTARLPHPSTRATDHGERQRPTETATAASPPAADHHDVLLRRLRELGELHRDGVLTDEEFAATKAAVLRDF, encoded by the coding sequence ATGGCCGAGATCATCCAGCGCGACGGGACCTGGGCCTTCGACGGCAGCACGGTCCGGATCACGCCGGGCCTGCACCGTTCCGTGGCGCTGTTCCGGCAGACGTACGGGGAGGTCGCGGTGCCCCTGGAGGCGGTGGCCGGTGTCGTCTACGAGCCCGAACGCAAGCGCGGGCGGCTCCGGTTGCGGCTCCGCGAGGGCAGTGATCCGCTGCTTCAGGCCACCGGCGGGCGGCTGCCGGACGCGGCGGACCCGTACCGGCTGACGGTCGACCTGGACCGTTCGGGGGTCGCCGAGTACGTGGCCGAGGAGATACGGCAGTCCATGCTGCTGGAACAGACGCCGAAGGAGCCCGCCAAGACCTATCTCCTGCCCGGGCCGCCCGTGCCGGTGTCCGTGCGGTCCAGCGACGGCACGGTCTCGTTCGACGGTACGCGGGTACGGATCGACTGGAACGACACCTCCGACCGCGTCAAGCGCGCGACCGGCCCGCGGATCATCGACATCGGCGATCTGGTCCAGGTCGAATGGCTGCCCAACTCCGGTTACGAGGACGGTTTCCTGCGGTTCGTGACCCGGGAGACCGTGTTCTCCAAGCTGCCGCCGGAGCGGGACCCGTTCGCCCTCGACCTGTGGGGCAGCACGCGCCGCGACCTCCTCACGGCCCTGGTCGCCACGGCCGTCACCGCCCGACTCCCCCATCCGTCGACTCGCGCGACCGACCATGGGGAGCGACAGCGGCCGACCGAGACGGCCACCGCCGCCTCGCCGCCGGCCGCCGACCATCATGACGTCCTCCTGCGCCGCCTCCGCGAGTTGGGCGAACTGCACCGTGACGGCGTTCTCACGGACGAGGAATTCGCGGCCACGAAGGCGGCGGTGCTCCGTGACTTCTGA
- a CDS encoding pyridoxamine 5'-phosphate oxidase family protein, whose translation MPENSSNWAAFAAAEPGLAQTVEARFGAFTHHVLATLRRDGSPRTTGLEVTFRTGELWLGMMPDSLKALDLRRDPRFALQANPGPGTEMGGGDVRVSGRAVEVEDPAVKAAYGEEVEPPEPFHLFRTELTEVVRTYVEDDKYLVVQVWKPGEPVRTLKRT comes from the coding sequence ATGCCAGAGAATTCTTCGAACTGGGCCGCTTTCGCCGCCGCCGAACCCGGGCTCGCGCAGACCGTCGAAGCGCGCTTCGGGGCCTTCACGCATCACGTTCTCGCCACTCTCCGCAGGGACGGCTCCCCGCGGACGACCGGGTTGGAGGTCACGTTCCGCACCGGTGAGCTGTGGCTGGGGATGATGCCGGATTCGTTGAAGGCGCTCGATCTGCGCCGCGATCCCCGGTTCGCGCTGCAGGCCAACCCCGGTCCGGGTACGGAGATGGGCGGTGGTGACGTGCGGGTGAGCGGGCGGGCGGTCGAGGTCGAGGATCCCGCGGTCAAGGCGGCGTACGGCGAAGAGGTGGAACCGCCGGAGCCGTTCCACCTCTTCCGCACCGAGCTGACGGAGGTCGTACGGACCTACGTCGAGGACGACAAGTATCTGGTCGTCCAGGTCTGGAAGCCCGGAGAGCCGGTGCGCACGCTCAAACGGACCTGA
- a CDS encoding class II aldolase/adducin family protein: MHGPTPPLPLPTDQLRFAMPPMHESTQDERRHRKERLAGALRIFGRLGFEEGVSGHITARDPEFSDCFWVNPFGMPFKHVTVSDLVLANQDGQVIEGRYHVNQAAFTVHAQVHAARPDVVAVAHCHSVHGRALAALGDLLDPITQESCAFYEDHALYDHYTGVAVDADEGRRIAAVLGSRKALVLRNHGLLTVGDSVDAAAWWFLSMERSAQVQLTAKAAGRPLLIEHRLAAATREQAGGDLVAWINYQPLWQDISRSEPDLLS, from the coding sequence ATGCACGGGCCCACACCGCCCCTGCCCCTACCCACCGACCAGCTCCGGTTCGCCATGCCGCCGATGCACGAGTCGACGCAGGACGAGCGGCGGCACCGCAAGGAGCGGCTGGCCGGGGCCCTGAGGATCTTCGGGCGACTGGGGTTCGAGGAGGGGGTCTCGGGTCACATCACCGCGCGCGACCCGGAATTCAGCGACTGTTTCTGGGTCAACCCGTTCGGGATGCCGTTCAAGCACGTCACGGTGAGTGACCTGGTCCTCGCCAACCAGGACGGGCAGGTGATCGAGGGCCGCTACCACGTGAACCAGGCGGCCTTCACCGTCCACGCCCAGGTGCATGCCGCCCGCCCCGACGTCGTCGCGGTCGCCCACTGCCACTCCGTGCACGGCCGCGCGCTGGCCGCGCTCGGCGACCTGCTCGACCCGATCACCCAGGAGTCCTGCGCCTTCTACGAGGACCACGCGCTCTACGACCACTACACGGGTGTCGCCGTGGACGCGGACGAGGGCCGCCGGATAGCCGCCGTGCTCGGCAGCCGCAAGGCGCTGGTGCTCCGCAACCACGGTCTGCTGACGGTCGGCGACTCGGTCGACGCGGCGGCGTGGTGGTTCCTGTCGATGGAACGCTCGGCGCAGGTGCAGCTGACCGCGAAGGCGGCGGGGCGGCCGCTCCTCATCGAACACCGGCTGGCCGCGGCGACGCGGGAGCAGGCGGGCGGCGATCTGGTCGCGTGGATCAACTATCAGCCGCTGTGGCAGGACATCAGCCGAAGCGAGCCGGATCTGCTGAGCTGA
- the guaA gene encoding glutamine-hydrolyzing GMP synthase, with the protein MSSANPAAAAPDTVLVVDFGAQYAQLIARRVREARVYSEIVPSTMPVAEMLAKNPAAIILSGGPSSVYAEGAPRLDRELFEAGVPVFGMCYGFQLMATTLGGTVDNTGAREYGRTPLHVSKAGSTLFEGTPDEQSVWMSHGDACSAAPEGFAVTASTDVVPVAAFENDEKKLYGVQYHPEVMHSTHGQQVLEHFLYRGAGITPNWTTGNVIEEQVEAIRELVGDKRAICGLSGGVDSAVAAALVQKAIGSQLTCVYVDHGLMRKNETEQVEKDFVAATGVQLKVVDAEERFLKALAGVSDPEQKRKIIGREFIRVFEQAQAEIIADEGPEVAFLVQGTLYPDVVESGGGTGTANIKSHHNVGGLPEDLEFKLIEPLRKLFKDEVRMVGQELGLPEEIVQRQPFPGPGLGIRIVGEVTKDRLDLLRDADAIAREELTAAGLDRDIWQCPVVLLADVRSVGVQGDGRTYGHPIVLRPVSSEDAMTADWSRLPYDVLAKISTRITNEVADVNRVVLDVTSKPPGTIEWE; encoded by the coding sequence GTGTCATCAGCGAACCCCGCTGCCGCCGCCCCCGACACCGTCCTGGTCGTCGACTTCGGCGCCCAGTACGCCCAGCTCATCGCCCGACGGGTCCGCGAGGCCCGGGTCTACAGCGAGATCGTGCCGAGCACCATGCCGGTCGCCGAGATGCTCGCCAAGAACCCGGCGGCGATCATCCTCTCCGGCGGCCCCTCCTCGGTCTACGCCGAGGGCGCCCCCCGCCTCGACCGCGAGCTCTTCGAGGCCGGCGTCCCCGTCTTCGGCATGTGCTACGGCTTCCAGCTGATGGCCACCACCCTCGGCGGAACGGTCGACAACACGGGAGCGCGCGAGTACGGCCGTACGCCCCTCCATGTCTCCAAGGCCGGCTCGACCCTCTTCGAGGGCACCCCGGACGAGCAGTCCGTGTGGATGTCCCACGGCGACGCCTGCTCCGCCGCCCCCGAGGGCTTCGCCGTCACGGCCTCCACCGACGTCGTACCGGTCGCCGCCTTCGAGAACGACGAGAAGAAGCTGTACGGCGTCCAGTACCACCCGGAGGTCATGCACTCCACGCACGGCCAGCAGGTCCTGGAGCACTTCCTCTACCGGGGCGCGGGCATCACCCCGAACTGGACCACCGGCAACGTCATCGAGGAGCAGGTCGAGGCCATCCGCGAGCTGGTCGGCGACAAGCGCGCGATCTGCGGCCTCTCCGGCGGCGTGGACTCCGCGGTCGCCGCGGCCCTCGTACAGAAGGCCATCGGCTCCCAGCTGACCTGCGTGTACGTCGACCACGGTCTGATGCGCAAGAACGAGACCGAGCAGGTCGAGAAGGACTTCGTCGCCGCGACCGGCGTACAGCTGAAGGTCGTCGACGCGGAGGAGCGGTTCCTCAAGGCGCTCGCCGGGGTCTCCGACCCCGAGCAGAAGCGGAAGATCATCGGCCGCGAGTTCATCCGCGTCTTCGAGCAGGCCCAGGCGGAGATCATCGCCGACGAGGGCCCCGAGGTGGCCTTCCTCGTCCAGGGCACCCTCTACCCGGACGTCGTCGAGTCCGGCGGCGGCACCGGCACGGCCAACATCAAGTCCCACCACAACGTGGGCGGCCTGCCGGAGGACCTGGAGTTCAAGCTCATCGAGCCGCTCCGCAAGCTCTTCAAGGACGAGGTCCGGATGGTCGGCCAGGAGCTCGGGCTCCCGGAGGAGATCGTCCAGCGCCAGCCCTTCCCGGGCCCCGGCCTCGGCATCCGTATCGTCGGCGAGGTCACCAAGGACCGTCTCGACCTGCTCCGCGACGCCGACGCCATCGCCCGTGAGGAGCTGACGGCGGCCGGCCTCGACCGCGACATCTGGCAGTGCCCGGTGGTCCTCCTCGCGGACGTCCGCAGCGTCGGAGTCCAGGGCGACGGCCGTACCTACGGCCACCCGATCGTCCTGCGCCCGGTCTCCTCCGAGGACGCCATGACCGCCGACTGGTCGCGGCTGCCGTACGACGTCCTCGCGAAGATCTCGACCCGCATCACCAACGAGGTCGCGGACGTCAACCGCGTGGTCCTCGACGTGACGAGCAAGCCCCCGGGGACCATCGAGTGGGAGTGA
- a CDS encoding succinic semialdehyde dehydrogenase — protein MTDSQAPEKTGTARTTGTNPLAAAPQGARTAADVVTPELVAQLTKGVVGSGRTANHTPFTGEKLADLPESTPEDVEKAYELARAAQAVWAQVPVRRRAAVLLRFHDLILERQAEVLDLIQLETGKARLHAHEEVQAVAVAARHYGRKAPFYLKPKRHAGAVPTLTKVTELRHPRGVIGQIAPWNYPLELSVGDAIPAFVAGNAVVMKPDTETCLTALWARDLLIEAGLPAEVFQVVLGEGPVIGPEVVKRADYVSFTGSTRTGREVAQGAAARLVGVSLELGGKNAMLVLEDADIEKAAAGAVRACFSSAGQLCISIERLYVHESIADAFLERFAARTKAMRLGKSLAYGAEMGSLVGDRQLETVTRHVDEAVEKGAKVVAGGVARPDIGPYFYEPTILDGVTEPMSVCTEETFGPVVSIYRFKDEDAAVAEANSTAYGLNASVWTKDGRRGREVASRVRAGTVNVNEGYASAYGSVQSPMGGMKDSGLGRRHGSEGILKYTEAQTVAHQRLLPMAPSLGMDDEKYAQFMSRSLRVMKALRLR, from the coding sequence ATGACGGACTCGCAGGCCCCCGAAAAGACCGGCACGGCACGGACGACCGGCACCAACCCCCTCGCGGCAGCCCCGCAGGGCGCCCGTACCGCCGCCGATGTGGTCACCCCCGAACTGGTCGCCCAGCTCACCAAGGGCGTGGTCGGCTCCGGCCGGACCGCCAACCACACGCCGTTCACCGGCGAGAAGCTGGCCGACCTGCCGGAGTCCACCCCCGAGGATGTGGAGAAGGCCTACGAGCTGGCCCGCGCCGCCCAGGCCGTCTGGGCCCAGGTGCCCGTGCGCCGGCGCGCCGCCGTACTCCTCCGCTTCCACGACCTGATCCTCGAACGTCAGGCCGAGGTGCTCGACCTCATCCAGCTGGAGACCGGCAAGGCCCGTCTGCACGCCCACGAGGAGGTCCAGGCCGTCGCGGTCGCCGCCCGTCACTACGGCCGCAAGGCCCCCTTCTATCTGAAGCCGAAGCGGCACGCAGGCGCCGTACCGACCCTCACGAAGGTCACCGAACTCCGCCACCCGCGCGGTGTGATCGGCCAGATCGCCCCCTGGAACTACCCGCTCGAGCTCTCCGTCGGCGACGCCATCCCCGCCTTCGTCGCGGGCAACGCGGTCGTGATGAAGCCGGACACGGAGACCTGCCTGACCGCGCTCTGGGCCCGCGACCTGCTCATCGAGGCCGGGCTGCCCGCCGAGGTCTTCCAGGTCGTCCTCGGCGAGGGCCCGGTCATCGGCCCCGAGGTCGTCAAGCGCGCCGACTACGTCTCCTTCACCGGCTCCACCCGTACCGGCCGCGAGGTCGCCCAGGGCGCCGCCGCCCGCCTGGTCGGCGTCTCCCTCGAACTCGGCGGCAAGAACGCGATGCTGGTCCTGGAGGACGCCGACATAGAGAAGGCGGCGGCGGGCGCCGTCCGTGCCTGTTTCTCCTCCGCCGGCCAACTCTGCATCTCCATCGAGCGGCTGTACGTCCACGAGTCCATCGCCGACGCCTTCCTGGAGCGCTTCGCCGCCCGCACCAAGGCCATGCGCCTCGGCAAGTCCCTCGCGTACGGCGCCGAGATGGGCTCCCTCGTGGGCGACCGCCAACTGGAGACCGTCACCCGCCACGTCGACGAGGCCGTGGAGAAGGGCGCGAAGGTCGTCGCGGGCGGCGTGGCCCGCCCCGACATCGGCCCCTACTTCTACGAGCCCACGATCCTCGACGGCGTCACGGAACCCATGTCCGTGTGCACGGAGGAGACCTTCGGCCCCGTCGTCTCCATCTACCGCTTCAAGGACGAGGACGCCGCCGTCGCGGAGGCCAACTCCACCGCGTACGGCCTCAACGCCTCCGTCTGGACCAAGGACGGCCGCCGCGGCCGCGAGGTCGCCTCCCGCGTGCGCGCCGGCACCGTCAACGTCAACGAGGGCTACGCCTCCGCCTACGGCAGCGTCCAGTCCCCCATGGGCGGCATGAAGGACTCCGGCCTCGGCCGCCGCCACGGCTCCGAGGGCATCCTCAAGTACACGGAGGCCCAGACGGTCGCCCACCAGCGCCTGCTGCCGATGGCCCCGTCCCTCGGCATGGACGACGAGAAGTACGCGCAGTTCATGAGCCGCAGCCTGAGGGTGATGAAGGCACTCCGGCTCAGGTAG
- a CDS encoding serine/threonine-protein kinase, which translates to MSDDGEHPHDAPPYGSRLVGGRYRLTERIGSGGMGTVWKAVDELVEREVAVKQPRLPGDPGDPVDPAHPDGGPENEHRQRAANRLYREARAAARVDHPSAVTIHDVVIEDGHPWIVMEWVRGESLHELLRRGALTPAESARIGLAVVGALHAAHGVGIVHRDVKPANVLLGPHGRVVLTDFGIAHVQGEESLTVSGEFVGSIEFVAPERMSDRTAGPPSDLWSLGVLLYAAVEGWSPFRRTTLESTLAAILSTEPPQPERAGPLGPLILRLLAKDPAARPEADEVRAVLEAVAGRPAPPPGAPAQVTEDQAVEVRVAEDPAPAELPQPRDDSRTVRLGTAHGTAHAKGQPSAGHPSPGQPSAGRPSPGHPSTGRPSPGHPSTGRPSPGRRTGRLILTAALTGALLAGGGVWLGTSLAREDTEPVSDPVATGSGPGPTASVRWIPHEEKAMDAVLSLPAVYERLRAQDGEDDRPRTVAYEGEEVIRVRLTQWDEAPASPMEQAKNATDIVARDVKATANYTTTSFHDQEAVLADTTHYQDGTPTRVMELIVRTDDRRMYELRVDMPKGTADEKKGTAVFKGARDRLRIGGYGSG; encoded by the coding sequence ATGAGCGACGACGGCGAACATCCGCACGACGCACCCCCGTACGGCAGTCGCTTGGTCGGCGGCCGCTACCGCCTCACCGAGCGCATCGGCTCCGGCGGCATGGGCACTGTATGGAAGGCCGTCGACGAACTCGTGGAGCGCGAAGTCGCCGTCAAACAGCCCAGGTTGCCGGGCGACCCGGGCGACCCCGTGGACCCGGCGCACCCGGACGGCGGCCCGGAGAACGAGCACCGGCAACGCGCCGCCAACCGCCTCTACCGCGAGGCGCGCGCCGCCGCCCGCGTCGACCACCCGTCCGCCGTCACCATCCACGACGTCGTCATCGAGGACGGCCACCCCTGGATCGTCATGGAGTGGGTCCGCGGCGAGTCCCTCCACGAACTGCTCCGACGCGGCGCCCTCACCCCCGCCGAGTCCGCCCGGATCGGCCTCGCCGTCGTCGGCGCGCTGCACGCCGCGCACGGCGTCGGGATCGTCCACCGCGACGTCAAACCGGCCAACGTCCTCCTCGGCCCGCACGGCCGCGTCGTCCTCACCGACTTCGGTATCGCCCACGTCCAGGGCGAGGAATCCCTCACCGTGAGCGGTGAGTTCGTCGGCTCGATCGAGTTCGTCGCCCCCGAGCGCATGTCGGACCGCACGGCGGGCCCGCCCTCCGACCTGTGGTCCCTCGGCGTCCTCCTCTACGCCGCCGTCGAGGGCTGGTCCCCCTTCCGCCGTACGACCCTGGAGTCCACCCTCGCCGCGATCCTCTCCACCGAGCCCCCGCAACCCGAACGGGCGGGCCCACTCGGGCCCCTGATCCTCCGCCTCCTCGCCAAGGACCCGGCGGCCCGCCCCGAGGCCGACGAGGTGAGGGCGGTGCTGGAGGCGGTGGCGGGTCGGCCCGCGCCCCCACCGGGCGCGCCGGCCCAGGTGACAGAGGACCAAGCGGTGGAGGTGCGGGTCGCGGAGGACCCGGCACCCGCCGAATTACCGCAGCCGCGCGACGACTCCCGGACGGTACGGCTCGGCACAGCTCATGGCACGGCCCACGCCAAAGGCCAGCCCAGCGCAGGCCACCCCAGCCCAGGCCAGCCCAGCGCAGGCCGCCCCAGCCCAGGCCACCCCAGTACAGGCCGCCCCAGCCCAGGCCACCCCAGTACAGGCCGCCCCAGCCCAGGCCGCCGTACCGGCCGGCTCATCCTGACCGCCGCCCTCACCGGCGCCCTGCTCGCCGGCGGCGGAGTCTGGCTCGGCACCTCGCTCGCCCGCGAGGACACCGAGCCGGTCTCCGACCCCGTCGCCACCGGCTCCGGCCCCGGCCCCACGGCGAGCGTCCGCTGGATCCCCCATGAGGAGAAGGCCATGGACGCCGTCCTCTCCCTCCCCGCCGTGTACGAACGGCTCCGCGCCCAGGACGGCGAGGACGACCGGCCGCGCACGGTCGCCTACGAGGGCGAGGAGGTCATCCGGGTACGGCTGACGCAGTGGGACGAGGCGCCCGCCTCGCCCATGGAACAGGCCAAGAACGCCACGGACATCGTGGCGCGCGACGTGAAGGCGACGGCGAACTACACCACCACGAGCTTCCACGACCAGGAGGCCGTCCTCGCCGACACCACCCACTACCAGGACGGCACGCCCACCCGCGTCATGGAGCTGATCGTCCGCACCGACGACCGCCGGATGTACGAACTGCGCGTGGACATGCCGAAGGGAACGGCGGACGAGAAGAAGGGCACGGCGGTGTTCAAGGGAGCGCGGGACCGGCTGAGGATCGGCGGGTACGGAAGCGGCTGA
- a CDS encoding DoxX family protein, translated as MTHDIRSDSHPPYLDGGHDWRDTATRYALLPLRVFLAITFIYAGLDKLTDSAFMADSGSGSIGDMMSASRDSSAIPAMIDLALENPVGFGYAIAIGELAVGIGTLLGLFSRLAALGGALISLSLWLTVSWSASPYYYGNDLPYFMAWIPLILAGAPVLSVDAAIRSRRTGGSRHRAGAYR; from the coding sequence ATGACTCACGACATTCGCTCGGACTCCCACCCTCCCTACCTCGACGGCGGCCACGACTGGCGGGACACAGCCACCCGCTACGCCCTGCTGCCCCTACGCGTCTTCCTCGCCATCACCTTCATCTACGCCGGCCTGGACAAACTCACCGACAGCGCGTTCATGGCCGACTCCGGTTCCGGCTCGATCGGCGACATGATGAGCGCCTCCCGGGACTCCTCCGCCATCCCCGCCATGATCGACCTCGCCCTGGAGAACCCTGTCGGCTTCGGCTACGCCATCGCCATCGGCGAACTAGCCGTCGGCATCGGCACCCTCCTCGGCCTCTTCTCCCGCCTCGCCGCCCTCGGCGGCGCCCTGATCTCCCTCAGCCTCTGGCTGACGGTCAGCTGGTCGGCGTCCCCGTACTACTACGGCAACGACCTCCCCTACTTCATGGCCTGGATCCCCTTGATCCTCGCCGGCGCCCCGGTCCTCTCAGTGGACGCGGCCATCCGCTCCCGCCGCACCGGCGGCAGCCGACACCGCGCGGGTGCCTACCGCTGA
- a CDS encoding GMC family oxidoreductase N-terminal domain-containing protein, translated as MSYDYDVIVVGSGFGGSVTALRLTEKGYTVGVLEAGRRFTRESLPKNSWDLKNYLWAPALGMYGIQRIHLLGNVMVLAGAGVGGGSLNYANTLYVPPKPFFEDPQWKDITDWQEELKPYYDQARRMLGVRLNPTMTPSDIHLKAAAERMGVGDSFHLAPVGVFFGDGEDADGKAKAAPGDQVADPYFGGAGPARNACTECGECMTGCRHGAKNTLNENYLHLAEKAGAVVHPMTTVVAVTEDSQGGYAVTTLPTDERRKGASRVLKARRVVLAAGTYGTQTLLHRMKAGGQLPHISDRLGMLTRTNSEALVGAQTDNRRYRKAHGVPEVDFTRGVAITSSIHPDENTHIEPVRYGKGSNAMGGLSILQVPYAGGTASGASRVLGWLAYAAKHPLLVARSLSNRRWSERTIIGLVMQSLDNSLSTHLKPKGLGKGLLTARQGHGAPNPKQIEAASTAATTIAAEINGFAGSNVGELMGTPLTAHFLGGCPIGATADDGVIDPYHRLYGHPGISVVDGAAVSANLGVNPSLTITAQAERAMSYWPNNGEPDHRPAPGATYERLRPVEPLHPAVPADAFGALRLPLVPVPTVPPKK; from the coding sequence GTGTCGTACGACTATGACGTGATCGTCGTAGGTTCCGGCTTCGGCGGCAGCGTGACCGCCCTGCGCCTGACCGAGAAGGGTTACACGGTAGGCGTCCTGGAGGCGGGCCGTCGCTTCACCCGGGAATCCCTCCCCAAGAACTCCTGGGACCTCAAGAACTACCTCTGGGCCCCCGCCCTCGGCATGTACGGCATCCAGCGCATCCACCTGCTGGGCAACGTCATGGTGCTGGCGGGCGCCGGAGTGGGCGGCGGCTCCCTCAACTACGCCAACACCCTCTACGTACCGCCGAAACCGTTCTTCGAAGACCCGCAGTGGAAGGACATCACCGACTGGCAGGAGGAGTTGAAGCCGTACTACGACCAGGCCCGCCGCATGCTCGGCGTACGGCTCAACCCGACGATGACCCCGTCGGACATCCATCTGAAGGCCGCCGCGGAGCGGATGGGCGTCGGCGACAGCTTCCACCTCGCCCCGGTCGGCGTCTTCTTCGGCGACGGCGAGGACGCCGACGGCAAGGCGAAGGCCGCCCCCGGCGACCAGGTGGCGGACCCCTACTTCGGCGGCGCGGGCCCGGCCCGCAACGCCTGCACCGAGTGCGGCGAGTGCATGACCGGCTGCCGCCACGGCGCGAAGAACACCCTCAACGAGAACTACCTCCACCTCGCCGAGAAGGCGGGCGCGGTCGTCCACCCGATGACCACGGTCGTCGCCGTCACCGAGGACTCGCAGGGCGGCTACGCCGTCACGACCCTCCCGACGGACGAGCGCCGCAAGGGTGCGTCCCGTGTGCTGAAGGCCCGCCGGGTCGTTCTCGCGGCCGGCACCTACGGCACCCAGACCCTGCTGCACCGGATGAAGGCGGGCGGCCAACTCCCGCACATCTCGGACCGGTTGGGCATGCTGACCCGCACCAACTCCGAGGCCCTGGTCGGCGCCCAGACGGACAACCGCCGCTACCGCAAGGCCCACGGCGTCCCCGAGGTCGACTTCACCCGGGGCGTGGCGATCACCTCCTCCATCCACCCCGACGAGAACACCCATATCGAGCCGGTCCGCTACGGCAAGGGCTCCAACGCGATGGGCGGCCTGTCGATCCTCCAGGTCCCGTACGCGGGCGGCACCGCGTCGGGCGCCTCCCGCGTCCTCGGATGGCTGGCGTACGCGGCCAAGCACCCGCTGCTGGTGGCCCGTTCCCTCTCCAACCGCCGCTGGTCGGAGCGGACCATCATCGGCCTGGTGATGCAGTCGCTGGACAACTCCCTCAGCACCCATCTGAAGCCCAAGGGCCTGGGCAAGGGCCTGTTGACGGCGCGGCAGGGCCACGGCGCCCCCAACCCCAAGCAGATCGAGGCCGCTTCGACGGCCGCCACCACGATCGCCGCCGAGATCAACGGCTTCGCCGGCAGCAATGTGGGCGAACTGATGGGCACCCCGCTCACCGCGCACTTCCTCGGCGGCTGCCCCATCGGCGCCACCGCGGACGACGGCGTCATCGACCCGTACCACCGCCTCTACGGCCACCCCGGGATCTCGGTCGTCGACGGCGCCGCCGTCTCCGCGAACCTGGGCGTGAACCCGTCCCTCACGATCACCGCCCAGGCCGAGCGCGCGATGTCGTACTGGCCCAACAACGGCGAGCCCGACCACCGCCCGGCCCCCGGCGCGACCTACGAACGCCTCCGTCCGGTGGAGCCCCTGCACCCGGCGGTCCCGGCGGACGCCTTCGGCGCGCTGCGGCTGCCGCTGGTACCGGTGCCGACGGTGCCGCCAAAGAAGTAA